A portion of the Lolium rigidum isolate FL_2022 chromosome 1, APGP_CSIRO_Lrig_0.1, whole genome shotgun sequence genome contains these proteins:
- the LOC124675332 gene encoding uncharacterized protein At3g17950-like isoform X1 yields the protein MDLDDEMMPYSPSADSSPSSSDLDTESTGSFFPDRSTTLGTLMGVSAFGGGQRRSTRAPPGEMGEGPTRAPPEEEGEGRRAGGRRRRRRRRRGGSWWRLCRDDTGGPPTRLGEFLDMERQLAGADFLCDGGGGPQVLPEAASVAATALFEDGRVRPPQQRTAPPEERGRWRLQRSGEASSSLARLPVLLTGICSGGAG from the exons ATGGACCTGGACGACGAGATGATGCCCTACTCCCCCTCCGCCGACTCCTCGCCGTCATCCTCCGACCTTGACACCGAG TCGACGGGGTCCTTCTTCCCGGACCGGAGCACGACGCTGGGGACGCTGATGGGCGTGTCGGCGTTCGGCGGCGGGCAGCGAAGGTCGACGAGGGCCCCGCCGGGGGAGATGGGCGAGGGGCCGACGCGggcgccgccggaggaggagggagaggggaggcgcgcgggcgggcggcggcggcggcggagacggcgCCGGGGCGGGAGCTGGTGGCGGCTGTGCCGCGACGACACAGGCGGGCCGCCCACGAGGCTGGGCGAGTTCCTGGACATGGAGCGGCAGCTCGCCGGCGCCGACTTCCtgtgcgacggcggcggtggaccACAGGTGCTGCCCGAGGCGGCATCCGTTGCGGCGACGGCGCTGTTCGAGGACGGGAGGGTGCGCCCGCCGCAGCAGCGGACTGCTCCGCCGGAGGAAAGGGGAAGATGGCGCCTGCAGCGGTCAGGGGAGGCGTCGTCATCGCTTGCCAGGCTCCCGGTGCTGCTCACCGGCATCTGCAGCGGCGGAGCGGGGTAG
- the LOC124675332 gene encoding uncharacterized protein At3g17950-like isoform X2, with translation MDLDDEMMPYSPSADSSPSSSDLDTESTGSFFPDRSTTLGTLMGVSAFGGGQRRSTRAPPGEMGEGPTRAPPEEEGEGRRAGGRRRRRRRRRGGSWWRLCRDDTGGPPTRLGEFLDMERQLAGADFLCDGGGGPQQRTAPPEERGRWRLQRSGEASSSLARLPVLLTGICSGGAG, from the exons ATGGACCTGGACGACGAGATGATGCCCTACTCCCCCTCCGCCGACTCCTCGCCGTCATCCTCCGACCTTGACACCGAG TCGACGGGGTCCTTCTTCCCGGACCGGAGCACGACGCTGGGGACGCTGATGGGCGTGTCGGCGTTCGGCGGCGGGCAGCGAAGGTCGACGAGGGCCCCGCCGGGGGAGATGGGCGAGGGGCCGACGCGggcgccgccggaggaggagggagaggggaggcgcgcgggcgggcggcggcggcggcggagacggcgCCGGGGCGGGAGCTGGTGGCGGCTGTGCCGCGACGACACAGGCGGGCCGCCCACGAGGCTGGGCGAGTTCCTGGACATGGAGCGGCAGCTCGCCGGCGCCGACTTCCtgtgcgacggcggcggtggaccACAG CAGCGGACTGCTCCGCCGGAGGAAAGGGGAAGATGGCGCCTGCAGCGGTCAGGGGAGGCGTCGTCATCGCTTGCCAGGCTCCCGGTGCTGCTCACCGGCATCTGCAGCGGCGGAGCGGGGTAG